In the Pungitius pungitius chromosome 5, fPunPun2.1, whole genome shotgun sequence genome, one interval contains:
- the adora2aa gene encoding adenosine A2a receptor a, whose amino-acid sequence MHDPVPTSLYIALELLIALFSVLGNVLVCWAVCLNSNLQSITNFFVVSLAVADIAVGVLAIPFSVAISTGFCSNFYGCLFIACFVLVLTQSSIFSLLAIAIDRYIAIKIPLRYNGLVTGQRAQGIIAICWVLSIGIGLTPMMGWHQLPQSINSNCTPGLMKCLFEEVVAMDYMVYFNFLACVLIPLLLMLGIYLCIFMAARHQLKLMEVKAVHGEKSRSTLQKEVQAAKSLAIIVGLFAVCWLPLHIINCFTLFCPECERAPSWIMYVAIILSHANSVVNPFIYAYRIREFRQTFRKIIRRHVLRRQEPMGSGSGSSKRGSGKRGSIRLKPSGLSVDLCAEPSGGRGSSDRCPTGASPVGSGAAAVSRPPLSVIISHCSKIGHSPLQTLRRTPIPAGRNTRYAERQAAAAGPEDGDRQDLGCDPGGSRTSCCGEPADVL is encoded by the exons ATGCACGACCCCGTCCCCACCTCCCTCTACATCGCCCTGGAGCTGCTGATCGCTCTGTTCTCCGTGCTGGGCAATGTGCTGGTCTGCTGGGCCGTGTGCCTCAACAGCAACCTGCAGAGCATCACCAACTTCTTCGTGGTGTCGCTGGCCGTGGCCGACATCGCAGTCGGCGTCCTGGCCATTCCCTTCTCCGTCGCCATCAGCACCGGCTTCTGCTCCAACTTCTATGGCTGCCTGTTCATCGCCTGCTTCGTGCTGGTGCTCACGCAGAGCTCCATCTTCAGCCTGCTGGCCATCGCCATCGACCGCTACATCGCCATCAAGATACCGCTGAG GTACAACGGCTTGGTGACCGGTCAGCGGGCTCAAGGCATCATCGCCATCTGCTGGGTTTTGTCCATCGGCATCGGCCTGACGCCCATGATGGGCTGGCACCAGCTGCCCCAGAGCATCAACAGCAACTGCACGCCCGGCCTGATGAAGTGCCTGTTCGAGGAGGTGGTGGCCATGGATTACATGGTCTACTTCAACTTCCTTGCCTGTGTGCTGATCCCCCTGCTGCTGATGTTGGGCATCTACCTGTGCATCTTCATGGCCGCCCGCCACCAGCTCAAGCTGATGGAGGTGAAGGCGGTGCACGGGGAGAAGTCGCGCTCCACGCTGCAGAAGGAGGTGCAGGCCGCCAAGTCTCTGGCCATCATCGTCGGCCTGTTTGCGGTCTGCTGGCTGCCTCTGCACATCATCAACTGCTTCACCCTCTTCTGTCCCGAGTGCGAGCGGGCTCCGTCCTGGATCATGTACGTGGCCATCATCCTCTCCCACGCCAACTCCGTGGTCAACCCCTTCATCTACGCCTACCGCATACGGGAGTTCCGGCAGACCTTCCGCAAGATCATCCGGCGACACGTCCTGCGGAGGCAGGAGCCGatgggcagcggcagcggcagcagcaagCGCGGCAGCGGCAAGCGCGGCTCCATCCGCCTGAAGCCCAGCGGCTTGAGCGTTGACCTTTGCGCCGAGCCCAGCGGCGGCCGCGGGAGCTCCGACCGCTGCCCGACCGGCGCGTCTCCCGTAGGGAGCGGCGCGGCGGCGGTGTCCCGCCCCCCTCTGTCAGTCATCATCTCCCACTGTTCAAAAATAGGCCACAGCCCACTGCAAACCCTCAGACGGACTCCGATCCCGGCGGGCCGAAACACGCGGTACGCGGAGCGGCAAGCCGCTGCCGCCGGACCGGAGGACGGGGACAGGCAGGACCTCGGCTGCGACCCGGGCGGCTCGAGGACGAGCTGCTGCGGCGAGCCGGCAGACGTGTTGTGA